One genomic region from Yersinia canariae encodes:
- the rpmG gene encoding 50S ribosomal protein L33 produces the protein MAKGVREKIKLVSSAGTGHFYTTTKNKRTKPEKLELKKFDPVVRQHVIYKEAKIK, from the coding sequence ATGGCTAAAGGTGTTCGCGAGAAGATCAAGCTGGTTTCTTCTGCTGGTACTGGTCACTTCTATACCACTACGAAGAACAAGCGTACTAAGCCGGAAAAATTGGAACTGAAGAAATTCGATCCAGTTGTCCGTCAACACGTGATCTACAAAGAAGCTAAAATTAAATAA
- the mutM gene encoding bifunctional DNA-formamidopyrimidine glycosylase/DNA-(apurinic or apyrimidinic site) lyase, with amino-acid sequence MPELPEVETSRRGIEPYLVGQKILYAVVRNARLRWPVSDEILALSDQPVLSVQRRAKYLLIELKTGWIIVHLGMSGSLRILSEETEAEKHDHVDLVISNGKILRYTDPRRFGAWLWAKDLETSSVLAHLGPEPLSDEFTPEYLFEKSRNKRTVIKQWLMDNKVVVGVGNIYASESLFTAGILPERAAGSLTETEITQLVATIKAVLLHSIEQGGTTLRDFLQSDGKPGYFAQELQVYGRAGELCRRCGNVIEIAKHGQRSTFFCRHCQH; translated from the coding sequence ATGCCTGAATTACCAGAAGTTGAAACCAGCCGACGCGGGATCGAGCCTTATCTTGTCGGCCAGAAAATCCTGTATGCCGTGGTTAGGAATGCCCGCTTGCGCTGGCCAGTGTCCGATGAAATCCTCGCGCTCAGTGACCAGCCGGTGTTAAGTGTTCAACGCCGGGCTAAATACTTATTGATAGAACTGAAAACCGGTTGGATTATCGTACATCTTGGGATGTCAGGTAGTCTGCGTATTTTGTCAGAAGAAACTGAAGCGGAAAAACATGATCACGTCGATTTGGTGATCAGTAATGGCAAAATACTGCGTTATACCGACCCACGCCGCTTTGGTGCTTGGTTATGGGCGAAAGACCTTGAAACCAGTAGTGTACTTGCGCATTTAGGGCCAGAGCCGCTGAGTGATGAGTTTACTCCGGAATATCTGTTTGAGAAGTCACGTAACAAACGTACCGTAATTAAACAGTGGCTGATGGATAACAAAGTGGTGGTTGGGGTTGGCAACATTTATGCCAGTGAATCGCTATTCACGGCGGGTATTCTACCTGAACGCGCTGCCGGTTCATTAACCGAAACCGAGATAACACAGCTGGTGGCAACAATCAAAGCCGTGCTATTACACTCTATTGAGCAGGGTGGCACCACATTGCGCGATTTTTTACAGTCGGATGGTAAGCCGGGTTATTTTGCACAAGAATTGCAGGTATACGGGCGGGCAGGCGAGTTATGCCGCCGTTGTGGGAATGTGATTGAAATTGCAAAACATGGGCAGCGCAGCACGTTTTTTTGCCGCCACTGCCAGCATTAA
- the coaD gene encoding pantetheine-phosphate adenylyltransferase, whose translation MTTKAIYPGTFDPITNGHLDLVTRASEMFSHVILAIADSSSKKPMFTLAERVALAKQVTAPLKNVEVLGFSELMAEFAKKNNANILVRGLRSVSDFEYEWQLANMNRHLMPKLESVFLMPSEKWSFISSSLVKEVARHGGDITPFLPAPVTAALMNKLAK comes from the coding sequence ATGACTACTAAAGCCATCTATCCGGGGACATTTGATCCTATTACCAATGGGCATTTGGACTTAGTCACCCGTGCCTCAGAAATGTTTAGCCATGTTATTTTGGCTATTGCCGATAGTTCCAGCAAGAAACCGATGTTTACCCTGGCCGAACGGGTAGCATTAGCAAAGCAAGTGACTGCGCCACTGAAGAATGTTGAAGTATTAGGATTCAGTGAACTTATGGCGGAATTTGCCAAAAAGAACAATGCGAATATTTTAGTGCGGGGTTTACGTTCAGTTTCAGATTTTGAATATGAATGGCAATTAGCGAATATGAATCGCCATCTAATGCCAAAGCTGGAAAGTGTCTTTCTGATGCCATCAGAAAAATGGTCGTTTATCTCTTCTTCATTGGTGAAGGAAGTGGCACGCCATGGTGGTGATATCACGCCATTCCTTCCTGCCCCTGTCACTGCGGCGTTGATGAATAAGCTGGCTAAATAG
- a CDS encoding glycosyltransferase family 2 protein: protein MSAPKRLSVVMIVKNEASLLTDCLASVNWADEIVVLDSGSEDETVALAEQHGAKVYSNTEWPGYGKQRQLAQQYATGDYILMLDADERVTPELKSAIEAVLLAPEEGAVYSCARRNLFLGRFMRHSGWYPDRVSRLYPRDQYRYNDDLVHESLDSGSAKVIPLSGDLLHLTCRDFFAFQRKQLNYAQAWANQRHQQGKRCSYFSILSHTLGAFCKTWLLRAGFLDGKQGLLLAVVNAQYTFNKYAALWALSHQYQKSEKS from the coding sequence ATGAGTGCCCCAAAACGCCTGTCAGTGGTGATGATAGTCAAGAATGAAGCCTCCCTACTGACAGATTGCCTGGCGTCAGTTAACTGGGCTGATGAAATCGTAGTATTGGATTCAGGTAGTGAAGATGAAACCGTTGCTCTGGCCGAGCAGCATGGCGCAAAAGTGTACAGCAACACAGAATGGCCCGGCTACGGCAAACAGCGGCAATTAGCCCAGCAATATGCCACTGGTGATTATATTTTGATGCTGGATGCTGATGAACGTGTAACACCAGAACTTAAAAGTGCGATTGAAGCCGTGTTATTGGCTCCTGAAGAAGGCGCAGTTTATAGCTGTGCGCGGCGGAACCTGTTTTTAGGCCGTTTCATGCGTCATAGCGGCTGGTATCCCGATAGAGTTTCCCGTCTATATCCACGCGATCAATATCGTTACAACGATGATTTGGTTCATGAATCACTTGATAGTGGCTCTGCTAAAGTTATCCCGCTGTCCGGCGACTTACTGCATCTAACCTGTCGTGACTTTTTTGCCTTTCAACGAAAACAGCTTAATTATGCCCAAGCTTGGGCAAATCAGCGCCATCAGCAAGGTAAACGTTGCAGTTATTTCTCGATTCTCAGCCATACTCTCGGGGCATTCTGTAAGACATGGTTATTACGTGCCGGTTTCCTCGATGGTAAACAAGGGCTATTGTTGGCGGTCGTAAACGCACAATATACCTTTAATAAATATGCCGCTCTGTGGGCATTGAGCCATCAATATCAGAAGAGTGAGAAATCATGA